In Candidatus Obscuribacterales bacterium, one genomic interval encodes:
- a CDS encoding phosphomannose isomerase type II C-terminal cupin domain: MLGLTKHGKEKTVSGDNNRTDRPWGSFFILDDQKTAKVKRLVVNPGERLSYQSHTKRDEHWVIIAGIATVVLDDVERDFGYGEHVFVKRGTKHRICCRGNEPVELIEVQVGTSFEEEDITRYSDDYGREGTVD, translated from the coding sequence GTGTTAGGATTAACAAAACACGGCAAGGAAAAAACAGTGAGCGGCGACAACAATCGAACAGACAGACCTTGGGGAAGTTTTTTCATTCTTGATGATCAAAAAACTGCGAAGGTCAAACGCTTAGTGGTAAATCCTGGTGAACGTCTAAGTTACCAGAGTCACACTAAACGTGATGAGCACTGGGTGATTATTGCTGGGATTGCAACTGTGGTATTGGATGACGTCGAGCGTGATTTCGGTTATGGCGAACATGTATTTGTTAAGCGTGGAACGAAGCATCGTATTTGCTGTCGTGGGAATGAACCTGTTGAGTTGATTGAAGTGCAGGTTGGCACGTCTTTTGAAGAAGAGGATATTACGCGTTACTCCGACGACTACGGCCGCGAAGGTACTGTGGACTAA
- a CDS encoding type II toxin-antitoxin system VapC family toxin, which translates to MNAFVVDASVVLKWFVNEPNSERAVALRQENKTRIAPDYLLLECANVVWKMVRQKRLTSQTGEGVIDSLNRLPVTLHSTDRFLKRAYKLAVELNSSVYDCFYLSVGLTYDCPLVTADKRLYNAVKKSAFQDYVQLL; encoded by the coding sequence ATGAACGCTTTCGTCGTAGATGCAAGCGTTGTTCTCAAATGGTTCGTAAACGAACCAAATAGCGAACGTGCTGTGGCACTCAGGCAGGAAAATAAAACAAGGATTGCTCCGGATTATCTTCTCCTGGAGTGCGCAAACGTCGTTTGGAAAATGGTGAGACAAAAGCGTCTAACAAGTCAAACAGGAGAGGGAGTCATTGACTCGCTCAACAGATTGCCAGTAACCCTTCACTCAACCGATCGTTTCCTTAAGCGAGCTTACAAGCTTGCTGTCGAGCTCAACTCCAGCGTTTACGACTGTTTCTACCTGTCCGTAGGTCTGACTTACGATTGCCCACTAGTTACAGCTGACAAACGTCTTTACAACGCGGTCAAAAAATCGGCATTTCAGGACTACGTGCAACTGCTATGA
- a CDS encoding DUF3536 domain-containing protein, producing the protein MEKYFVYHGHFYQPPRECPQHGIIEDQPSAAPFPNWNVRINTECYLANGQAPILNQDGSVFKKMNNYAWTNFNFGPTLLDWLRQYAYKTYDLIIEGDKQSLQRLGHGNAIAQVYNHMIMPLANSVDKKTQVVWGKADFHQHFGRDPEGMHLAETAVNIESLEALAEEGIKYTILAPRQAKRWRRLDGKNWRSTGGIDPSRAYVCNLPSGKSINIFFYDGPISQAVAFEQLLSSGERFLNRIYSGFNDKRKHDQLVHVAVDGETAGHHWRFGEMCLAWLFNHLENNPDVQVINYGTYLEKHPPEWEVEIHENSSWSCAHGIERWRSDCGCKMRSDWHQRWRAPLREGLDDLRVKLDHIFAHKGKEYFLDPWAVRDKYIEVVLNASQANSFAARHFLPCATGDKVQKGFELLEMQRYAMLMFTSCAWFFDDITGLEPTQNLRYAARAIELAAQFSDEDLETELLTHLSKAESNITGDGATLWKRIIKPGCDRV; encoded by the coding sequence ATGGAAAAATATTTTGTTTATCACGGACACTTCTACCAACCGCCGCGTGAATGCCCGCAACACGGCATCATTGAAGACCAGCCATCTGCTGCCCCTTTTCCCAACTGGAATGTGCGCATCAACACCGAATGCTATCTAGCAAACGGTCAAGCGCCGATTCTCAATCAAGATGGCAGCGTCTTCAAGAAAATGAACAACTACGCTTGGACTAATTTCAATTTTGGTCCGACGCTTTTGGATTGGCTGAGGCAATACGCTTACAAAACATATGACCTGATCATCGAAGGCGACAAGCAAAGCCTGCAAAGACTGGGACATGGCAATGCTATTGCTCAAGTCTATAATCACATGATTATGCCGCTGGCAAATAGCGTCGACAAAAAGACGCAAGTTGTCTGGGGCAAAGCAGACTTTCACCAACACTTCGGTCGCGATCCAGAGGGCATGCACTTGGCGGAGACGGCGGTAAACATCGAATCGCTTGAAGCATTGGCAGAAGAAGGAATTAAATACACCATTCTTGCGCCACGACAAGCAAAACGCTGGCGCAGACTTGATGGAAAAAATTGGCGGTCTACTGGCGGCATTGATCCATCGCGTGCGTATGTTTGCAATTTGCCTTCCGGAAAATCGATCAACATCTTCTTCTACGATGGGCCAATTTCGCAAGCAGTCGCCTTTGAGCAATTGCTATCGAGCGGTGAGCGATTCCTAAACCGCATCTACAGCGGCTTTAACGACAAGCGCAAACACGACCAACTTGTCCACGTGGCTGTCGACGGTGAAACCGCAGGGCATCATTGGCGATTTGGTGAAATGTGTCTTGCTTGGTTGTTCAACCATCTGGAAAACAATCCAGATGTGCAAGTGATCAACTACGGCACCTATCTGGAAAAGCATCCGCCCGAGTGGGAAGTGGAAATCCACGAAAACTCCAGTTGGTCATGTGCGCACGGTATCGAACGCTGGCGCAGTGACTGCGGATGCAAAATGCGCAGCGACTGGCATCAAAGATGGCGTGCTCCTCTTCGCGAAGGTCTCGATGACTTGCGTGTAAAACTCGATCACATATTTGCTCACAAAGGCAAGGAATATTTTCTTGACCCGTGGGCAGTGCGCGATAAGTACATCGAAGTGGTGTTGAACGCATCGCAAGCAAATTCATTTGCCGCTCGTCACTTTCTACCTTGCGCCACCGGCGACAAAGTACAGAAAGGCTTCGAGCTTTTGGAAATGCAACGCTACGCCATGCTGATGTTCACAAGCTGCGCCTGGTTCTTCGATGACATAACAGGACTCGAGCCAACTCAGAATCTTCGCTATGCAGCGCGAGCCATTGAATTGGCTGCGCAGTTTAGCGACGAAGATTTGGAAACGGAATTGCTTACACACCTGTCAAAAGCAGAAAGCAATATCACTGGTGACGGTGCAACACTTTGGAAGCGCATCATCAAACCGGGTTGTGACCGAGTCTAA
- a CDS encoding family 14 glycosylhydrolase: protein MKKEIPTMFVMGPLNVGEAHDHNSMRSQFEFDQFAKQCRKAKEIGAEAISTDVWLGIILKEISSTRPNRKEMRAVFDWSHYDRILQIVVDAGLKWAPILSTHHCGGNINDSGWIPLPDFLWTYLASKTCSGRLESVRFVSEQGNASYESVSCWATHLFLPLLKQMFRSFRDHFGKQANHIVEINFSLGPTGELRFPSYNQHDEGTGYPSRGALQCYSELALIDFEKQMLAKYGSEKAVFTAWDSASRRIAPPRPNEVDAFFQRGDHINTQYGRDFFDWYQDSLIKHGRQIMTSAIKIFAARKSPFKGVDLAAKLPGIGWRVGHWTDRGITYADRLAELAGGMLRTSANTDWVKEGNGGGYKPILNLFLELDLVARGAGSRVILYFTCFELDDGHSGNHEETHNCLPAHLCHLVGREAKRQGIILKGENALGWKLYQTDSWKRMISYLPIKGGFGLVEGYTFLRMSDIVFNEPALDGFKLMRWAIDNCLEDE, encoded by the coding sequence ATGAAGAAAGAAATCCCCACCATGTTTGTGATGGGGCCGCTCAATGTCGGTGAAGCACATGATCACAACAGCATGCGGTCCCAATTTGAATTTGATCAGTTTGCCAAACAATGTCGCAAGGCAAAAGAAATTGGCGCTGAAGCAATAAGCACTGACGTCTGGTTGGGAATTATCCTCAAGGAAATCTCATCTACCAGACCTAACAGAAAAGAAATGCGCGCTGTGTTTGACTGGTCGCACTACGATCGCATTTTGCAAATCGTTGTCGACGCTGGTTTGAAGTGGGCACCTATCCTTTCCACTCACCACTGCGGCGGCAACATCAATGACAGCGGTTGGATTCCTCTGCCTGATTTCCTCTGGACTTACCTTGCTTCCAAGACTTGCTCCGGCAGATTGGAATCAGTGCGGTTTGTCAGTGAACAAGGCAACGCCAGTTACGAATCCGTATCTTGCTGGGCAACACATTTGTTTCTGCCTTTGCTCAAGCAAATGTTTCGATCTTTTAGAGATCACTTCGGCAAACAAGCAAACCACATCGTGGAAATCAATTTCAGTTTGGGACCTACTGGTGAACTTCGTTTCCCCAGCTACAACCAACACGATGAAGGAACTGGTTACCCCAGCCGCGGTGCGTTGCAGTGTTATTCTGAATTGGCTCTAATCGATTTCGAAAAACAAATGCTGGCTAAGTACGGCAGTGAAAAAGCTGTGTTCACAGCTTGGGATTCTGCGTCTCGCCGCATTGCTCCACCTCGCCCGAACGAAGTTGACGCGTTTTTCCAGAGAGGCGATCACATCAATACTCAGTACGGACGTGACTTCTTCGACTGGTACCAGGATTCGCTAATCAAGCACGGTCGCCAAATCATGACCAGCGCTATAAAAATCTTTGCCGCACGCAAGTCTCCATTCAAAGGAGTCGATCTTGCAGCAAAGTTGCCTGGCATCGGTTGGCGCGTTGGACATTGGACTGACAGAGGCATCACCTACGCAGACCGTTTGGCAGAACTTGCCGGCGGTATGCTGCGCACAAGCGCCAACACTGATTGGGTTAAGGAAGGAAATGGGGGCGGCTACAAGCCAATCCTCAATCTTTTCCTTGAACTCGATCTAGTTGCACGTGGCGCAGGTAGCCGCGTCATCCTGTACTTCACTTGCTTTGAACTAGACGACGGTCATAGTGGCAATCACGAAGAAACACACAACTGCTTGCCCGCTCACCTTTGCCATCTGGTTGGCAGAGAAGCGAAGCGTCAAGGAATCATCCTTAAGGGCGAAAACGCTCTGGGTTGGAAACTCTACCAGACCGATAGCTGGAAGCGCATGATCTCTTACTTGCCTATCAAAGGCGGTTTTGGATTGGTTGAAGGTTATACCTTCTTGCGCATGTCCGACATCGTCTTCAACGAGCCGGCACTCGATGGCTTCAAGCTAATGCGTTGGGCTATCGATAACTGCTTGGAAGACGAGTAA